In Geobacter anodireducens, a genomic segment contains:
- a CDS encoding molecular chaperone, whose amino-acid sequence MTRLLTAGLAALVLAAVGGCGYRAARIGGEGSALADKTVHVDIFTNKSYRPNVEAVLTNSLIDEFVRREGSRAVEAGGDLTLSGAVVSYGTAAVSYTATDTVKEYRATVTVEATLRRSDSGQVLWKGSLSAYQDFPANDDLVLQQNSEEQAIAVICRRLARELTLRMSENF is encoded by the coding sequence ATGACACGGCTCCTGACCGCAGGGCTCGCGGCCCTGGTGCTCGCCGCAGTGGGCGGGTGCGGCTACCGCGCGGCCAGGATCGGGGGGGAAGGGTCGGCGTTGGCGGACAAGACCGTCCACGTTGACATCTTCACCAACAAGAGCTACCGGCCCAACGTGGAGGCGGTGCTGACGAACTCCCTCATCGACGAGTTCGTGCGCCGCGAGGGGAGCCGCGCCGTGGAGGCCGGCGGAGATCTGACGCTGTCCGGTGCCGTTGTCTCCTACGGCACCGCCGCAGTCTCGTACACCGCCACCGATACGGTGAAGGAGTACCGGGCCACGGTCACGGTGGAGGCTACGCTCCGGCGCAGCGACTCGGGGCAGGTCCTCTGGAAGGGGAGTCTTTCCGCCTACCAGGACTTCCCAGCCAATGACGACCTGGTGCTCCAGCAAAACAGCGAAGAGCAGGCCATAGCCGTTATCTGCCGCCGCTTGGCACGCGAGCTGACCCTCAGGATGTCCGAGAACTTTTGA
- a CDS encoding DNA polymerase III subunit delta yields the protein MKSDELDNAIERGEIAPLYYFHGDEPYLMERAVRRLTERVVSADFRDFNLDVFYGNESKGDDIATAAQTLPMFADRRMVLVKRAGDLSAAALETLAACVTDPAPQTCLLFVGEKIDKRKRFFLDLAKKGELVEFKRPYENQLGGFIRDEARVLGKRLDGAAVEMLIYLVGNNLGELATQLEKVATFVGTRETLTVEDVREVVSDTKVESVFDLANALGERDLGKSLRSLATILRDGEAPLMLLAMIARHFRQLWRVRELTAAKVQQQEVARRTGINPYFLKGVMDQARNFTTADLRRVFEGLYAADLALKGVGGGGKPSLVMERLVMDVCGMGRRKR from the coding sequence ATGAAATCCGACGAACTGGATAACGCCATTGAAAGGGGGGAGATTGCCCCCCTTTACTATTTTCACGGGGACGAGCCCTATCTGATGGAGCGGGCCGTCAGGCGTCTCACGGAACGGGTCGTGTCGGCGGATTTCCGCGACTTCAACCTGGACGTCTTCTACGGCAACGAGAGCAAGGGGGACGATATCGCCACTGCCGCCCAGACCCTGCCCATGTTCGCCGACCGCCGCATGGTGCTCGTCAAGCGGGCCGGCGACCTGTCGGCCGCCGCTCTCGAAACCCTTGCCGCCTGCGTTACCGATCCCGCTCCCCAGACCTGTCTCCTCTTCGTGGGTGAGAAGATCGACAAGCGGAAGAGGTTTTTCCTGGATCTGGCAAAGAAGGGAGAGCTGGTCGAGTTCAAGCGTCCCTACGAGAACCAGCTCGGCGGGTTCATCCGGGACGAGGCCCGGGTGCTCGGCAAGCGGCTCGACGGCGCTGCCGTTGAAATGCTCATCTATCTCGTGGGGAACAATCTGGGGGAACTGGCGACCCAGCTTGAAAAAGTGGCTACTTTTGTGGGCACGAGAGAGACGCTCACGGTCGAGGATGTGCGGGAAGTGGTATCCGATACCAAGGTGGAAAGCGTTTTCGACCTGGCCAACGCCCTGGGCGAGCGTGATTTGGGCAAGTCTCTGCGGAGCCTGGCCACCATTTTGCGGGACGGCGAGGCCCCGCTCATGCTTCTGGCCATGATCGCGCGGCATTTCCGTCAGCTCTGGCGGGTGCGCGAGCTCACGGCCGCCAAGGTCCAGCAACAGGAGGTCGCCCGCAGAACCGGCATCAATCCCTACTTCCTCAAGGGGGTCATGGATCAGGCCCGCAACTTCACCACGGCAGACCTGCGCCGGGTCTTCGAGGGGCTCTACGCAGCCGATCTCGCCCTCAAGGGAGTCGGTGGCGGCGGAAAGCCTTCACTGGTCATGGAACGGCTGGTGATGGACGTGTGCGGGATGGGACGGCGGAAGAGGTAG
- a CDS encoding 30S ribosomal protein S20, whose amino-acid sequence MAHHKSALKRIKQNKKKYLRNKHIRSTLRTFIKRVREAVEAKNADQARQALLAAIPVIDKAASKGVIHASNASRNVSRLTKLVNTLG is encoded by the coding sequence TTGGCTCACCACAAATCGGCCCTGAAGAGAATCAAGCAGAACAAGAAGAAATACCTGAGAAACAAGCACATCCGCTCCACCCTGCGGACCTTCATAAAGCGCGTGCGCGAGGCGGTTGAGGCCAAGAATGCGGACCAGGCCCGGCAAGCCCTGCTGGCCGCCATCCCGGTCATCGACAAGGCTGCCTCCAAAGGGGTCATTCACGCCTCTAATGCTTCCCGGAACGTCTCCCGCCTGACAAAGCTCGTCAACACCCTCGGCTAG
- a CDS encoding cytochrome C: MKNTTFFATLMAGVAVAALVQAKDHPGKEYLQKNGYQGPATCEVCHPGAAKEFLNSVHWKHASKVDNVENIDPNQEYGMKNRIYTMCNGNDIVNNLKEIPPSPETGKTKYSGCNSCHPGNHIQDVGSTGPEAEAAVDCLVCHSSTYDHSKRKPYKDEKGNVVLGQDRSTEAALSIATPTVKNCMTCHEAAGGGVLVKRGFAFNKEHDVHAAKGMVCVDCHKTKNHKIPTGYDPNNWAHDGVRLSCTDCHTVKPHKDEDYNRHTARIACQTCHIPRTGGAFAKDFTKWEQLSNKFYEPTTLKKEANETAPVYAWYNLTVANRPDFIGPKGDRKDGKSKIYPFKIFQGKAYFNKKDGQLLAMDFAPPMATGDTLAGVASAAKILGIKDYEPVPGWQTIYFGSNHQVAPKEKALTCYNCHAPNGVLNFRELGYTADEVKKLTSPELYFEKIAEKMREEW; this comes from the coding sequence ATGAAGAATACGACGTTCTTCGCCACCCTCATGGCGGGCGTGGCAGTGGCGGCCCTGGTCCAGGCCAAGGACCATCCGGGCAAGGAATACCTCCAGAAAAACGGCTACCAGGGGCCGGCAACCTGCGAGGTCTGCCATCCCGGCGCGGCAAAGGAGTTCCTGAACTCCGTGCACTGGAAGCACGCCTCGAAGGTCGACAACGTTGAGAACATTGACCCGAACCAGGAATACGGCATGAAAAACCGTATCTACACCATGTGCAACGGGAACGACATCGTCAACAACCTGAAGGAGATTCCGCCCAGCCCCGAGACGGGCAAGACCAAGTACTCGGGCTGCAACTCCTGCCACCCCGGAAATCACATCCAGGACGTGGGGAGCACTGGGCCCGAAGCGGAAGCCGCAGTGGACTGCCTTGTCTGCCACTCCTCCACCTATGATCACAGCAAGCGCAAGCCCTACAAGGACGAGAAGGGGAACGTGGTGCTCGGCCAGGACCGCAGCACCGAGGCAGCCCTTTCCATTGCCACCCCGACGGTCAAGAACTGCATGACCTGTCACGAGGCGGCCGGGGGCGGCGTGCTGGTGAAGCGCGGGTTCGCCTTCAACAAGGAGCATGATGTCCATGCGGCCAAGGGGATGGTCTGCGTCGACTGCCACAAGACGAAGAACCACAAGATCCCCACGGGCTATGATCCGAACAACTGGGCCCACGACGGCGTACGCCTTTCCTGCACCGACTGCCACACGGTAAAGCCCCACAAGGACGAGGACTACAACCGTCATACGGCGCGCATCGCCTGTCAGACCTGCCATATCCCCCGGACCGGCGGCGCCTTTGCCAAGGATTTCACGAAGTGGGAACAGCTCTCCAACAAGTTCTACGAGCCGACCACACTCAAAAAGGAAGCCAATGAAACGGCTCCCGTCTACGCATGGTACAACCTGACCGTTGCCAACCGCCCTGACTTCATCGGGCCCAAGGGTGACCGCAAGGACGGCAAGAGCAAGATCTACCCCTTCAAGATTTTCCAGGGCAAGGCTTACTTTAACAAGAAGGACGGCCAGCTCCTGGCCATGGACTTCGCTCCGCCCATGGCAACGGGCGACACCCTCGCCGGCGTGGCATCAGCTGCCAAAATCCTTGGGATCAAGGATTACGAACCGGTCCCCGGCTGGCAGACCATCTACTTCGGCAGCAACCACCAGGTGGCGCCCAAGGAGAAGGCCCTTACCTGCTATAACTGCCACGCTCCCAACGGTGTTCTGAACTTCCGCGAGCTCGGCTATACGGCCGACGAGGTCAAAAAGCTCACGAGCCCTGAACTCTACTTTGAGAAAATCGCAGAGAAGATGCGGGAAGAGTGGTAA